In Conger conger chromosome 12, fConCon1.1, whole genome shotgun sequence, one DNA window encodes the following:
- the nup54 gene encoding nucleoporin p54 isoform X2, which translates to MAFNFGGGATNTASSSGFSFGSFAAKTTASTGFGFGTTTTTTATSSGFGSLAAPGFGAATTTAPSTGFGFGATATGFGGLGPASTTSGAFGGFGTATTSAAPGSSFSFAAPSNTGGLFGNTQNKGFGFSSLGPGTTAATGFGTGLGTGLGFGFNLQPQQQQGGLFGQQAQLPAQSNQLINTASALSAPTLLGDERDAILAKWNQLQAFWGTGKGYFNSNIPPVEFTQENPFCRFKAVGYCCAPGCKDEDGLVVLALNKKEVDVRAQQQQLVESLHKVLGGHQILTVNVEGVKALPDDQTEVIIYVVERSLNGTSKRIPATTLFSYVEQINIKTQLQQLGVVMSVARTELSPAQHKQLLQNAPAGVDPIIWEQAKVDNPDPEKLIPVPMVGFKELLRRLKIQDQMTKQHQTRVDIISNDISELQKNQATTVAKIAQYKRKLMDLSHRVLQVLIKQEIQRKSGYAIQVDEEHLRVQLDTIQSELNAPTQFKGRLNELMSQIRMQNHFGAVRSEERYSVDAELLREIKQHLKQQQEGLSHLIGVVKDDVEDIKLIEHGLHDNVHIRGGLLS; encoded by the exons GTCTTGCGGCGCCTGGGTTTGGGGCTGCCACCACGACGGCTCCCTCTACTGGCTTTGGCTTCGGCGCCACGGCAACAG GATTTGGGGGGCTGGGACCCGCCAGCACCACCTCTG GTGCGTTCGGAGGCTTTGGGACGGCCACTACCTCTGCTGCCCCGGGGTCTTCTTTCAGTTTCGCTGCTCCCTCAAACACAG GGGGTCTGTTTGGAAACACTCAGAATAAGGGCTTTGGCTTCTCGAGTCTGGGGCCTGGTACCACTGCCGCGACGGGCTTTGGCACCGGCCTCGGAACTGGCCTAGGGTTTGGGTTCAACCTCCAGCCCCAACAACAACAGG GGGGATTATTCGGGCAGCAGGCCCAGTTGCCTGCCCAGTCCAACCAGCTGATCAACACGGCCAGCGCCCTGTCTGCACCCACTCTGCTGGGGGACGAGCGTGATGCCATCCTGGCCAAGTGGAACCAGCTCCAGGCCTTCTGGGGCACGGGCAAGGGCTACTTCAACAGCAACATCCCGCCTGTCGAGTTCACCCAGGAGAACCCCTTCTGCAGGTTCAAG GCGGTGGGGTACTGCTGTGCCCCGGGCTGTAAGGACGAGGACGGCCTGGTGGTTCTGGCTCTGAATAAGAAGGAGGTGGACGTGCGggctcagcagcagcagctggtggAGTCTCTGCACAAGGTGCTGGGAGGTCACCAGATCCTCACCGTCAACGTGGAGGGGGTCAAAGCCCTGCCCGACGACCA GACGGAGGTGATCATATACGTGGTGGAGCGCTCCCTGAACGGCACCTCCAAGAGGATTCCCGCCACCACGCTCTTCAGCTACGTGGAGCAGATCAACATCAAGAcgcagctgcagcagctgggCGTGGTCATGTCCGTCGCCCGCACTGAGCTCTCGCCTGCACAGCACAAGCAGCTGCTGCAGAACGCACCCGCCG GTGTGGATCCAATTATATGGGAACAGGCGAAGGTTGACAACCCCGATCCTGAAAA GTTGATTCCAGTTCCGATGGTCGGTTTTAAAGAACTACTGCGCAGACTCAAGATCCAGGACCAGATGACCAAGCAGCACCAGACGCGTGTTGAT ATAATCTCCAACGACATAAGTGAATTACAGAAGAATCAGGCTACGACGGTGGCCAAGATCGCACAGTACAAGAGGAAGCTGATGGACCTTTCTCACAGAGTGCTACAG GTGCTGATTAAGCAGGAGATCCAGAGGAAGAGTGGATACGCCATCCAGGTGGATGAGGAACACCTGCGGGTTCAGCTGGACACCATCCAGTCCGAGCTCAACGCCCCCACACAGTTTAAG GGCCGTCTGAACGAGCTCATGTCTCAGATCCGGATGCAGAACCACTTCGGGGCGGTCCGGTCCGAGGAGCGCTACAGTGTGGACGCCGAGCTGCTGCGTGAGATCAAGCAG CACCtgaagcagcagcaggagggGCTGAGCCACCTGATCGGCGTCGTCAAGGACGACGTGGAGGACATCAAGCTGATCGAGCACGGTCTCCACGACAACGTGCACATTAGGGGCGGCCTCCTCAGCTGA
- the nup54 gene encoding nucleoporin p54 isoform X1, with amino-acid sequence MAFNFGGGATNTASSSGFSFGSFAAKTTASTGFGFGTTTTTTATSSGFGSLAAPGFGAATTTAPSTGFGFGATATGFGGLGPASTTSGGFSFGGFGLNSNAAALSFNVGNFGASTSAATVFSFGNSLGSAGAFGGFGTATTSAAPGSSFSFAAPSNTGGLFGNTQNKGFGFSSLGPGTTAATGFGTGLGTGLGFGFNLQPQQQQGGLFGQQAQLPAQSNQLINTASALSAPTLLGDERDAILAKWNQLQAFWGTGKGYFNSNIPPVEFTQENPFCRFKAVGYCCAPGCKDEDGLVVLALNKKEVDVRAQQQQLVESLHKVLGGHQILTVNVEGVKALPDDQTEVIIYVVERSLNGTSKRIPATTLFSYVEQINIKTQLQQLGVVMSVARTELSPAQHKQLLQNAPAGVDPIIWEQAKVDNPDPEKLIPVPMVGFKELLRRLKIQDQMTKQHQTRVDIISNDISELQKNQATTVAKIAQYKRKLMDLSHRVLQVLIKQEIQRKSGYAIQVDEEHLRVQLDTIQSELNAPTQFKGRLNELMSQIRMQNHFGAVRSEERYSVDAELLREIKQHLKQQQEGLSHLIGVVKDDVEDIKLIEHGLHDNVHIRGGLLS; translated from the exons GTCTTGCGGCGCCTGGGTTTGGGGCTGCCACCACGACGGCTCCCTCTACTGGCTTTGGCTTCGGCGCCACGGCAACAG GATTTGGGGGGCTGGGACCCGCCAGCACCACCTCTGGTGGGTTTAGTTTTGGGGGTTTTGGATTAAATTCGAATGCGGCAGCTCTCAGCTTTAATGTGGGCAATTTTGGGGCATCCACCAGTGCAGCCACAGTTTTCAGTTTTGGGAATAGCCTGGGTAGCGCAG GTGCGTTCGGAGGCTTTGGGACGGCCACTACCTCTGCTGCCCCGGGGTCTTCTTTCAGTTTCGCTGCTCCCTCAAACACAG GGGGTCTGTTTGGAAACACTCAGAATAAGGGCTTTGGCTTCTCGAGTCTGGGGCCTGGTACCACTGCCGCGACGGGCTTTGGCACCGGCCTCGGAACTGGCCTAGGGTTTGGGTTCAACCTCCAGCCCCAACAACAACAGG GGGGATTATTCGGGCAGCAGGCCCAGTTGCCTGCCCAGTCCAACCAGCTGATCAACACGGCCAGCGCCCTGTCTGCACCCACTCTGCTGGGGGACGAGCGTGATGCCATCCTGGCCAAGTGGAACCAGCTCCAGGCCTTCTGGGGCACGGGCAAGGGCTACTTCAACAGCAACATCCCGCCTGTCGAGTTCACCCAGGAGAACCCCTTCTGCAGGTTCAAG GCGGTGGGGTACTGCTGTGCCCCGGGCTGTAAGGACGAGGACGGCCTGGTGGTTCTGGCTCTGAATAAGAAGGAGGTGGACGTGCGggctcagcagcagcagctggtggAGTCTCTGCACAAGGTGCTGGGAGGTCACCAGATCCTCACCGTCAACGTGGAGGGGGTCAAAGCCCTGCCCGACGACCA GACGGAGGTGATCATATACGTGGTGGAGCGCTCCCTGAACGGCACCTCCAAGAGGATTCCCGCCACCACGCTCTTCAGCTACGTGGAGCAGATCAACATCAAGAcgcagctgcagcagctgggCGTGGTCATGTCCGTCGCCCGCACTGAGCTCTCGCCTGCACAGCACAAGCAGCTGCTGCAGAACGCACCCGCCG GTGTGGATCCAATTATATGGGAACAGGCGAAGGTTGACAACCCCGATCCTGAAAA GTTGATTCCAGTTCCGATGGTCGGTTTTAAAGAACTACTGCGCAGACTCAAGATCCAGGACCAGATGACCAAGCAGCACCAGACGCGTGTTGAT ATAATCTCCAACGACATAAGTGAATTACAGAAGAATCAGGCTACGACGGTGGCCAAGATCGCACAGTACAAGAGGAAGCTGATGGACCTTTCTCACAGAGTGCTACAG GTGCTGATTAAGCAGGAGATCCAGAGGAAGAGTGGATACGCCATCCAGGTGGATGAGGAACACCTGCGGGTTCAGCTGGACACCATCCAGTCCGAGCTCAACGCCCCCACACAGTTTAAG GGCCGTCTGAACGAGCTCATGTCTCAGATCCGGATGCAGAACCACTTCGGGGCGGTCCGGTCCGAGGAGCGCTACAGTGTGGACGCCGAGCTGCTGCGTGAGATCAAGCAG CACCtgaagcagcagcaggagggGCTGAGCCACCTGATCGGCGTCGTCAAGGACGACGTGGAGGACATCAAGCTGATCGAGCACGGTCTCCACGACAACGTGCACATTAGGGGCGGCCTCCTCAGCTGA
- the nup54 gene encoding nucleoporin p54 isoform X3, which produces MAFNFGGGATNTASSSGFSFGSFAAKTTASTGFGFGTTTTTTATSSGFGSLAAPGFGAATTTAPSTGFGFGATATGAFGGFGTATTSAAPGSSFSFAAPSNTGGLFGNTQNKGFGFSSLGPGTTAATGFGTGLGTGLGFGFNLQPQQQQGGLFGQQAQLPAQSNQLINTASALSAPTLLGDERDAILAKWNQLQAFWGTGKGYFNSNIPPVEFTQENPFCRFKAVGYCCAPGCKDEDGLVVLALNKKEVDVRAQQQQLVESLHKVLGGHQILTVNVEGVKALPDDQTEVIIYVVERSLNGTSKRIPATTLFSYVEQINIKTQLQQLGVVMSVARTELSPAQHKQLLQNAPAGVDPIIWEQAKVDNPDPEKLIPVPMVGFKELLRRLKIQDQMTKQHQTRVDIISNDISELQKNQATTVAKIAQYKRKLMDLSHRVLQVLIKQEIQRKSGYAIQVDEEHLRVQLDTIQSELNAPTQFKGRLNELMSQIRMQNHFGAVRSEERYSVDAELLREIKQHLKQQQEGLSHLIGVVKDDVEDIKLIEHGLHDNVHIRGGLLS; this is translated from the exons GTCTTGCGGCGCCTGGGTTTGGGGCTGCCACCACGACGGCTCCCTCTACTGGCTTTGGCTTCGGCGCCACGGCAACAG GTGCGTTCGGAGGCTTTGGGACGGCCACTACCTCTGCTGCCCCGGGGTCTTCTTTCAGTTTCGCTGCTCCCTCAAACACAG GGGGTCTGTTTGGAAACACTCAGAATAAGGGCTTTGGCTTCTCGAGTCTGGGGCCTGGTACCACTGCCGCGACGGGCTTTGGCACCGGCCTCGGAACTGGCCTAGGGTTTGGGTTCAACCTCCAGCCCCAACAACAACAGG GGGGATTATTCGGGCAGCAGGCCCAGTTGCCTGCCCAGTCCAACCAGCTGATCAACACGGCCAGCGCCCTGTCTGCACCCACTCTGCTGGGGGACGAGCGTGATGCCATCCTGGCCAAGTGGAACCAGCTCCAGGCCTTCTGGGGCACGGGCAAGGGCTACTTCAACAGCAACATCCCGCCTGTCGAGTTCACCCAGGAGAACCCCTTCTGCAGGTTCAAG GCGGTGGGGTACTGCTGTGCCCCGGGCTGTAAGGACGAGGACGGCCTGGTGGTTCTGGCTCTGAATAAGAAGGAGGTGGACGTGCGggctcagcagcagcagctggtggAGTCTCTGCACAAGGTGCTGGGAGGTCACCAGATCCTCACCGTCAACGTGGAGGGGGTCAAAGCCCTGCCCGACGACCA GACGGAGGTGATCATATACGTGGTGGAGCGCTCCCTGAACGGCACCTCCAAGAGGATTCCCGCCACCACGCTCTTCAGCTACGTGGAGCAGATCAACATCAAGAcgcagctgcagcagctgggCGTGGTCATGTCCGTCGCCCGCACTGAGCTCTCGCCTGCACAGCACAAGCAGCTGCTGCAGAACGCACCCGCCG GTGTGGATCCAATTATATGGGAACAGGCGAAGGTTGACAACCCCGATCCTGAAAA GTTGATTCCAGTTCCGATGGTCGGTTTTAAAGAACTACTGCGCAGACTCAAGATCCAGGACCAGATGACCAAGCAGCACCAGACGCGTGTTGAT ATAATCTCCAACGACATAAGTGAATTACAGAAGAATCAGGCTACGACGGTGGCCAAGATCGCACAGTACAAGAGGAAGCTGATGGACCTTTCTCACAGAGTGCTACAG GTGCTGATTAAGCAGGAGATCCAGAGGAAGAGTGGATACGCCATCCAGGTGGATGAGGAACACCTGCGGGTTCAGCTGGACACCATCCAGTCCGAGCTCAACGCCCCCACACAGTTTAAG GGCCGTCTGAACGAGCTCATGTCTCAGATCCGGATGCAGAACCACTTCGGGGCGGTCCGGTCCGAGGAGCGCTACAGTGTGGACGCCGAGCTGCTGCGTGAGATCAAGCAG CACCtgaagcagcagcaggagggGCTGAGCCACCTGATCGGCGTCGTCAAGGACGACGTGGAGGACATCAAGCTGATCGAGCACGGTCTCCACGACAACGTGCACATTAGGGGCGGCCTCCTCAGCTGA
- the nup54 gene encoding nucleoporin p54 isoform X4: MAFNFGGGATNTASLAAPGFGAATTTAPSTGFGFGATATGFGGLGPASTTSGAFGGFGTATTSAAPGSSFSFAAPSNTGGLFGNTQNKGFGFSSLGPGTTAATGFGTGLGTGLGFGFNLQPQQQQGGLFGQQAQLPAQSNQLINTASALSAPTLLGDERDAILAKWNQLQAFWGTGKGYFNSNIPPVEFTQENPFCRFKAVGYCCAPGCKDEDGLVVLALNKKEVDVRAQQQQLVESLHKVLGGHQILTVNVEGVKALPDDQTEVIIYVVERSLNGTSKRIPATTLFSYVEQINIKTQLQQLGVVMSVARTELSPAQHKQLLQNAPAGVDPIIWEQAKVDNPDPEKLIPVPMVGFKELLRRLKIQDQMTKQHQTRVDIISNDISELQKNQATTVAKIAQYKRKLMDLSHRVLQVLIKQEIQRKSGYAIQVDEEHLRVQLDTIQSELNAPTQFKGRLNELMSQIRMQNHFGAVRSEERYSVDAELLREIKQHLKQQQEGLSHLIGVVKDDVEDIKLIEHGLHDNVHIRGGLLS, from the exons GTCTTGCGGCGCCTGGGTTTGGGGCTGCCACCACGACGGCTCCCTCTACTGGCTTTGGCTTCGGCGCCACGGCAACAG GATTTGGGGGGCTGGGACCCGCCAGCACCACCTCTG GTGCGTTCGGAGGCTTTGGGACGGCCACTACCTCTGCTGCCCCGGGGTCTTCTTTCAGTTTCGCTGCTCCCTCAAACACAG GGGGTCTGTTTGGAAACACTCAGAATAAGGGCTTTGGCTTCTCGAGTCTGGGGCCTGGTACCACTGCCGCGACGGGCTTTGGCACCGGCCTCGGAACTGGCCTAGGGTTTGGGTTCAACCTCCAGCCCCAACAACAACAGG GGGGATTATTCGGGCAGCAGGCCCAGTTGCCTGCCCAGTCCAACCAGCTGATCAACACGGCCAGCGCCCTGTCTGCACCCACTCTGCTGGGGGACGAGCGTGATGCCATCCTGGCCAAGTGGAACCAGCTCCAGGCCTTCTGGGGCACGGGCAAGGGCTACTTCAACAGCAACATCCCGCCTGTCGAGTTCACCCAGGAGAACCCCTTCTGCAGGTTCAAG GCGGTGGGGTACTGCTGTGCCCCGGGCTGTAAGGACGAGGACGGCCTGGTGGTTCTGGCTCTGAATAAGAAGGAGGTGGACGTGCGggctcagcagcagcagctggtggAGTCTCTGCACAAGGTGCTGGGAGGTCACCAGATCCTCACCGTCAACGTGGAGGGGGTCAAAGCCCTGCCCGACGACCA GACGGAGGTGATCATATACGTGGTGGAGCGCTCCCTGAACGGCACCTCCAAGAGGATTCCCGCCACCACGCTCTTCAGCTACGTGGAGCAGATCAACATCAAGAcgcagctgcagcagctgggCGTGGTCATGTCCGTCGCCCGCACTGAGCTCTCGCCTGCACAGCACAAGCAGCTGCTGCAGAACGCACCCGCCG GTGTGGATCCAATTATATGGGAACAGGCGAAGGTTGACAACCCCGATCCTGAAAA GTTGATTCCAGTTCCGATGGTCGGTTTTAAAGAACTACTGCGCAGACTCAAGATCCAGGACCAGATGACCAAGCAGCACCAGACGCGTGTTGAT ATAATCTCCAACGACATAAGTGAATTACAGAAGAATCAGGCTACGACGGTGGCCAAGATCGCACAGTACAAGAGGAAGCTGATGGACCTTTCTCACAGAGTGCTACAG GTGCTGATTAAGCAGGAGATCCAGAGGAAGAGTGGATACGCCATCCAGGTGGATGAGGAACACCTGCGGGTTCAGCTGGACACCATCCAGTCCGAGCTCAACGCCCCCACACAGTTTAAG GGCCGTCTGAACGAGCTCATGTCTCAGATCCGGATGCAGAACCACTTCGGGGCGGTCCGGTCCGAGGAGCGCTACAGTGTGGACGCCGAGCTGCTGCGTGAGATCAAGCAG CACCtgaagcagcagcaggagggGCTGAGCCACCTGATCGGCGTCGTCAAGGACGACGTGGAGGACATCAAGCTGATCGAGCACGGTCTCCACGACAACGTGCACATTAGGGGCGGCCTCCTCAGCTGA
- the nup54 gene encoding nucleoporin p54 isoform X6, with the protein MAFNFGGGATNTASLAAPGFGAATTTAPSTGFGFGATATGAFGGFGTATTSAAPGSSFSFAAPSNTGGLFGNTQNKGFGFSSLGPGTTAATGFGTGLGTGLGFGFNLQPQQQQGGLFGQQAQLPAQSNQLINTASALSAPTLLGDERDAILAKWNQLQAFWGTGKGYFNSNIPPVEFTQENPFCRFKAVGYCCAPGCKDEDGLVVLALNKKEVDVRAQQQQLVESLHKVLGGHQILTVNVEGVKALPDDQTEVIIYVVERSLNGTSKRIPATTLFSYVEQINIKTQLQQLGVVMSVARTELSPAQHKQLLQNAPAGVDPIIWEQAKVDNPDPEKLIPVPMVGFKELLRRLKIQDQMTKQHQTRVDIISNDISELQKNQATTVAKIAQYKRKLMDLSHRVLQVLIKQEIQRKSGYAIQVDEEHLRVQLDTIQSELNAPTQFKGRLNELMSQIRMQNHFGAVRSEERYSVDAELLREIKQHLKQQQEGLSHLIGVVKDDVEDIKLIEHGLHDNVHIRGGLLS; encoded by the exons GTCTTGCGGCGCCTGGGTTTGGGGCTGCCACCACGACGGCTCCCTCTACTGGCTTTGGCTTCGGCGCCACGGCAACAG GTGCGTTCGGAGGCTTTGGGACGGCCACTACCTCTGCTGCCCCGGGGTCTTCTTTCAGTTTCGCTGCTCCCTCAAACACAG GGGGTCTGTTTGGAAACACTCAGAATAAGGGCTTTGGCTTCTCGAGTCTGGGGCCTGGTACCACTGCCGCGACGGGCTTTGGCACCGGCCTCGGAACTGGCCTAGGGTTTGGGTTCAACCTCCAGCCCCAACAACAACAGG GGGGATTATTCGGGCAGCAGGCCCAGTTGCCTGCCCAGTCCAACCAGCTGATCAACACGGCCAGCGCCCTGTCTGCACCCACTCTGCTGGGGGACGAGCGTGATGCCATCCTGGCCAAGTGGAACCAGCTCCAGGCCTTCTGGGGCACGGGCAAGGGCTACTTCAACAGCAACATCCCGCCTGTCGAGTTCACCCAGGAGAACCCCTTCTGCAGGTTCAAG GCGGTGGGGTACTGCTGTGCCCCGGGCTGTAAGGACGAGGACGGCCTGGTGGTTCTGGCTCTGAATAAGAAGGAGGTGGACGTGCGggctcagcagcagcagctggtggAGTCTCTGCACAAGGTGCTGGGAGGTCACCAGATCCTCACCGTCAACGTGGAGGGGGTCAAAGCCCTGCCCGACGACCA GACGGAGGTGATCATATACGTGGTGGAGCGCTCCCTGAACGGCACCTCCAAGAGGATTCCCGCCACCACGCTCTTCAGCTACGTGGAGCAGATCAACATCAAGAcgcagctgcagcagctgggCGTGGTCATGTCCGTCGCCCGCACTGAGCTCTCGCCTGCACAGCACAAGCAGCTGCTGCAGAACGCACCCGCCG GTGTGGATCCAATTATATGGGAACAGGCGAAGGTTGACAACCCCGATCCTGAAAA GTTGATTCCAGTTCCGATGGTCGGTTTTAAAGAACTACTGCGCAGACTCAAGATCCAGGACCAGATGACCAAGCAGCACCAGACGCGTGTTGAT ATAATCTCCAACGACATAAGTGAATTACAGAAGAATCAGGCTACGACGGTGGCCAAGATCGCACAGTACAAGAGGAAGCTGATGGACCTTTCTCACAGAGTGCTACAG GTGCTGATTAAGCAGGAGATCCAGAGGAAGAGTGGATACGCCATCCAGGTGGATGAGGAACACCTGCGGGTTCAGCTGGACACCATCCAGTCCGAGCTCAACGCCCCCACACAGTTTAAG GGCCGTCTGAACGAGCTCATGTCTCAGATCCGGATGCAGAACCACTTCGGGGCGGTCCGGTCCGAGGAGCGCTACAGTGTGGACGCCGAGCTGCTGCGTGAGATCAAGCAG CACCtgaagcagcagcaggagggGCTGAGCCACCTGATCGGCGTCGTCAAGGACGACGTGGAGGACATCAAGCTGATCGAGCACGGTCTCCACGACAACGTGCACATTAGGGGCGGCCTCCTCAGCTGA
- the nup54 gene encoding nucleoporin p54 isoform X7 produces the protein MAFNFGGGATNTASLAAPGFGAATTTAPSTGFGFGATATGGLFGNTQNKGFGFSSLGPGTTAATGFGTGLGTGLGFGFNLQPQQQQGGLFGQQAQLPAQSNQLINTASALSAPTLLGDERDAILAKWNQLQAFWGTGKGYFNSNIPPVEFTQENPFCRFKAVGYCCAPGCKDEDGLVVLALNKKEVDVRAQQQQLVESLHKVLGGHQILTVNVEGVKALPDDQTEVIIYVVERSLNGTSKRIPATTLFSYVEQINIKTQLQQLGVVMSVARTELSPAQHKQLLQNAPAGVDPIIWEQAKVDNPDPEKLIPVPMVGFKELLRRLKIQDQMTKQHQTRVDIISNDISELQKNQATTVAKIAQYKRKLMDLSHRVLQVLIKQEIQRKSGYAIQVDEEHLRVQLDTIQSELNAPTQFKGRLNELMSQIRMQNHFGAVRSEERYSVDAELLREIKQHLKQQQEGLSHLIGVVKDDVEDIKLIEHGLHDNVHIRGGLLS, from the exons GTCTTGCGGCGCCTGGGTTTGGGGCTGCCACCACGACGGCTCCCTCTACTGGCTTTGGCTTCGGCGCCACGGCAACAG GGGGTCTGTTTGGAAACACTCAGAATAAGGGCTTTGGCTTCTCGAGTCTGGGGCCTGGTACCACTGCCGCGACGGGCTTTGGCACCGGCCTCGGAACTGGCCTAGGGTTTGGGTTCAACCTCCAGCCCCAACAACAACAGG GGGGATTATTCGGGCAGCAGGCCCAGTTGCCTGCCCAGTCCAACCAGCTGATCAACACGGCCAGCGCCCTGTCTGCACCCACTCTGCTGGGGGACGAGCGTGATGCCATCCTGGCCAAGTGGAACCAGCTCCAGGCCTTCTGGGGCACGGGCAAGGGCTACTTCAACAGCAACATCCCGCCTGTCGAGTTCACCCAGGAGAACCCCTTCTGCAGGTTCAAG GCGGTGGGGTACTGCTGTGCCCCGGGCTGTAAGGACGAGGACGGCCTGGTGGTTCTGGCTCTGAATAAGAAGGAGGTGGACGTGCGggctcagcagcagcagctggtggAGTCTCTGCACAAGGTGCTGGGAGGTCACCAGATCCTCACCGTCAACGTGGAGGGGGTCAAAGCCCTGCCCGACGACCA GACGGAGGTGATCATATACGTGGTGGAGCGCTCCCTGAACGGCACCTCCAAGAGGATTCCCGCCACCACGCTCTTCAGCTACGTGGAGCAGATCAACATCAAGAcgcagctgcagcagctgggCGTGGTCATGTCCGTCGCCCGCACTGAGCTCTCGCCTGCACAGCACAAGCAGCTGCTGCAGAACGCACCCGCCG GTGTGGATCCAATTATATGGGAACAGGCGAAGGTTGACAACCCCGATCCTGAAAA GTTGATTCCAGTTCCGATGGTCGGTTTTAAAGAACTACTGCGCAGACTCAAGATCCAGGACCAGATGACCAAGCAGCACCAGACGCGTGTTGAT ATAATCTCCAACGACATAAGTGAATTACAGAAGAATCAGGCTACGACGGTGGCCAAGATCGCACAGTACAAGAGGAAGCTGATGGACCTTTCTCACAGAGTGCTACAG GTGCTGATTAAGCAGGAGATCCAGAGGAAGAGTGGATACGCCATCCAGGTGGATGAGGAACACCTGCGGGTTCAGCTGGACACCATCCAGTCCGAGCTCAACGCCCCCACACAGTTTAAG GGCCGTCTGAACGAGCTCATGTCTCAGATCCGGATGCAGAACCACTTCGGGGCGGTCCGGTCCGAGGAGCGCTACAGTGTGGACGCCGAGCTGCTGCGTGAGATCAAGCAG CACCtgaagcagcagcaggagggGCTGAGCCACCTGATCGGCGTCGTCAAGGACGACGTGGAGGACATCAAGCTGATCGAGCACGGTCTCCACGACAACGTGCACATTAGGGGCGGCCTCCTCAGCTGA
- the nup54 gene encoding nucleoporin p54 isoform X5 produces MAFNFGGGATNTASSSGFSFGSFAAKTTASTGFGFGTTTTTTATSSGFGSLAAPGFGAATTTAPSTGFGFGATATGGLFGNTQNKGFGFSSLGPGTTAATGFGTGLGTGLGFGFNLQPQQQQGGLFGQQAQLPAQSNQLINTASALSAPTLLGDERDAILAKWNQLQAFWGTGKGYFNSNIPPVEFTQENPFCRFKAVGYCCAPGCKDEDGLVVLALNKKEVDVRAQQQQLVESLHKVLGGHQILTVNVEGVKALPDDQTEVIIYVVERSLNGTSKRIPATTLFSYVEQINIKTQLQQLGVVMSVARTELSPAQHKQLLQNAPAGVDPIIWEQAKVDNPDPEKLIPVPMVGFKELLRRLKIQDQMTKQHQTRVDIISNDISELQKNQATTVAKIAQYKRKLMDLSHRVLQVLIKQEIQRKSGYAIQVDEEHLRVQLDTIQSELNAPTQFKGRLNELMSQIRMQNHFGAVRSEERYSVDAELLREIKQHLKQQQEGLSHLIGVVKDDVEDIKLIEHGLHDNVHIRGGLLS; encoded by the exons GTCTTGCGGCGCCTGGGTTTGGGGCTGCCACCACGACGGCTCCCTCTACTGGCTTTGGCTTCGGCGCCACGGCAACAG GGGGTCTGTTTGGAAACACTCAGAATAAGGGCTTTGGCTTCTCGAGTCTGGGGCCTGGTACCACTGCCGCGACGGGCTTTGGCACCGGCCTCGGAACTGGCCTAGGGTTTGGGTTCAACCTCCAGCCCCAACAACAACAGG GGGGATTATTCGGGCAGCAGGCCCAGTTGCCTGCCCAGTCCAACCAGCTGATCAACACGGCCAGCGCCCTGTCTGCACCCACTCTGCTGGGGGACGAGCGTGATGCCATCCTGGCCAAGTGGAACCAGCTCCAGGCCTTCTGGGGCACGGGCAAGGGCTACTTCAACAGCAACATCCCGCCTGTCGAGTTCACCCAGGAGAACCCCTTCTGCAGGTTCAAG GCGGTGGGGTACTGCTGTGCCCCGGGCTGTAAGGACGAGGACGGCCTGGTGGTTCTGGCTCTGAATAAGAAGGAGGTGGACGTGCGggctcagcagcagcagctggtggAGTCTCTGCACAAGGTGCTGGGAGGTCACCAGATCCTCACCGTCAACGTGGAGGGGGTCAAAGCCCTGCCCGACGACCA GACGGAGGTGATCATATACGTGGTGGAGCGCTCCCTGAACGGCACCTCCAAGAGGATTCCCGCCACCACGCTCTTCAGCTACGTGGAGCAGATCAACATCAAGAcgcagctgcagcagctgggCGTGGTCATGTCCGTCGCCCGCACTGAGCTCTCGCCTGCACAGCACAAGCAGCTGCTGCAGAACGCACCCGCCG GTGTGGATCCAATTATATGGGAACAGGCGAAGGTTGACAACCCCGATCCTGAAAA GTTGATTCCAGTTCCGATGGTCGGTTTTAAAGAACTACTGCGCAGACTCAAGATCCAGGACCAGATGACCAAGCAGCACCAGACGCGTGTTGAT ATAATCTCCAACGACATAAGTGAATTACAGAAGAATCAGGCTACGACGGTGGCCAAGATCGCACAGTACAAGAGGAAGCTGATGGACCTTTCTCACAGAGTGCTACAG GTGCTGATTAAGCAGGAGATCCAGAGGAAGAGTGGATACGCCATCCAGGTGGATGAGGAACACCTGCGGGTTCAGCTGGACACCATCCAGTCCGAGCTCAACGCCCCCACACAGTTTAAG GGCCGTCTGAACGAGCTCATGTCTCAGATCCGGATGCAGAACCACTTCGGGGCGGTCCGGTCCGAGGAGCGCTACAGTGTGGACGCCGAGCTGCTGCGTGAGATCAAGCAG CACCtgaagcagcagcaggagggGCTGAGCCACCTGATCGGCGTCGTCAAGGACGACGTGGAGGACATCAAGCTGATCGAGCACGGTCTCCACGACAACGTGCACATTAGGGGCGGCCTCCTCAGCTGA